AGAGGGGAGATAGGTTATGCTGTGACAGATATTGATGCTGCTTATGATAAACAGATGTTAAAGCAACTTAAGCAGGTAGACCACACTATTAAATTTAGAATTCTTTATAATAAAGAAAGTTTTTGTCTAAAAAGCATGGATAAACTAATGTTCTGGCAGTGCCAAAATATTTATGCCATCAATAGCATTACAGGGAGTAAATAACGAAAATTGTTTATTAAGCTTTTTAGACAAACTTTCTTTTATTTTCTGGTAATTCAGCAACTATCGCTGATTGCCCAATTTCTCCATATATTTTAACCTTTAACTAATAGCTTGTGGAGCTATTTGTGATAGGTTTCTTATTTAAACGCTTTATTGTTTCAATAAATTGTAAACAAAAGCTAATAATTCCAAAAACAGAGGAAATAAATCATTAAAGGAAATATGTTTTCATTGGGGTAAAAACCATTGAAATGGGAATATCCCACTCATTGATATCGTCTATCTGTGCTATAGGTTCGAAATATGAGATCCCAGTCCTTAATACTGTAGGTTTGCAGGAAGCAAAAAAACGATCATAAAAACCCTTGCCATAACCAACCCTATTTCCATTCTCGTCAAAAATCAGAAGAGGGGCCAATACAGCATCAATCTCTTTGGGGTCTACCTCGATTGACCCTTCTGGCTCTGGAATACCCCACGAGTTATGGCTTAGGATGGTATCCTTATCCAGAATATAATGCTGTAGCAGATGAGTCTTGAAATCCGATTTGGATATAACAATCTGAATGGATGGATGATTCTTCCAAATCCATTCAATAAATGGCATGGTATCAAATTCCTTGAATTTGGCAATCGCAAGATAGCAATGCAGGTATGTGATGTTGGACCAATCATAGGAAGTCAATTCTTCAAAGATCAACAAGTCCATAGCAGAGACTTGCCCTTCTGTAAGTTCATTTCGCTTTTCCTTGAATATTTTCCTGAGTTCTGCCTTTTTCATAGTAAAAAAAACGGCCTTGTAGCGTGGGAGCTATCAAGACCGAATAATCAACCTAAACCTAAAATCTTATTTAACACGCTCCATGTAATCACCTGTGCGCGTATCTACTTTTACTCTATCTCCTTGATTGATGAATAATGGAACTCGGATCTCAACTCCAGTTTCAACAGTAGCATTTTTCAATGCATTGGTAGATGTATCTCCTTTTACTGCTGGTTCTGTATAAGTAATTTCCAATTCCACACTTGCAGGTGTTTGAGCCATGATAGCTTCTTCGCTTTCGAAAGCAACGATTACGTTCATGCCTTCTTTCAAGAACCTTGCTGAATCACCAAAAAGAACCTTTGGAATGTTGAATTGCTCATAGGTCTCGTTGTCCATAACCACGAAAAATTCACCATCTTCATATAAATATTGGTAGTCATTGGTCTCTACGCGAGCAATTTCTACCTCTTCATCTGTCCTGAATCTATATTCTACTAATTTTCCAGTCTTAACATTACGCATTCTTGCTTGATAGAATGCACGTAAGTTCCCAGGGGTACGGTGAATATAATCCTCTACCGAAACTAATTCCCCATTGAAACGAAGTATATTTCCACTTTTAACGTCTGAAGCCTTTGCCATAATTTTTCTTTATTTCTACCGCAAAAATATAAAAAAAGGTGGTTATCACCTTACTTATAGTCCATTATTTGTAGATATTCATCACAAAAACTGTATTCATGTTCTTGATTTGAACCTACAATCAAAATTCGATCACTCTTGCTGCTTTCCAAAAGATTCAAATACCAACCCTCTCCTTCTTTGTCCAAATTGCTCGTCGGCTCATCCAAAAACAAAACTTGACATTCAGAACAACAGGCCAGAACAAGCTTCACCCTTTGCTTCATCCCAGAGGAAAAATGCCGGATCTCTTTTTGAAATGTGTGTTTGGAAAACCT
The Sphingobacterium daejeonense genome window above contains:
- the efp gene encoding elongation factor P, translated to MAKASDVKSGNILRFNGELVSVEDYIHRTPGNLRAFYQARMRNVKTGKLVEYRFRTDEEVEIARVETNDYQYLYEDGEFFVVMDNETYEQFNIPKVLFGDSARFLKEGMNVIVAFESEEAIMAQTPASVELEITYTEPAVKGDTSTNALKNATVETGVEIRVPLFINQGDRVKVDTRTGDYMERVK
- a CDS encoding 5-formyltetrahydrofolate cyclo-ligase encodes the protein MKKAELRKIFKEKRNELTEGQVSAMDLLIFEELTSYDWSNITYLHCYLAIAKFKEFDTMPFIEWIWKNHPSIQIVISKSDFKTHLLQHYILDKDTILSHNSWGIPEPEGSIEVDPKEIDAVLAPLLIFDENGNRVGYGKGFYDRFFASCKPTVLRTGISYFEPIAQIDDINEWDIPISMVFTPMKTYFL
- a CDS encoding ABC transporter ATP-binding protein, with protein sequence MKQRVKLVLACCSECQVLFLDEPTSNLDKEGEGWYLNLLESSKSDRILIVGSNQEHEYSFCDEYLQIMDYK